From the genome of Xylocopilactobacillus apis:
ATAAAAGGCAAGAAGATATCAAGCAGTTATCTTTGTTTTCGCCAGTAACCGATCTTTCAGTAATGAATAATGGTAAAACAAATGATCCAGAATTTAATATTTGGCTTAATGGAATGCAATGAAAGTATATAAAATTGTTGATAAGAAAAAATACCTTTTATTAATTCAAATTGAAAAAGGTTATCAGATCTTCTTTTTGTTAAATGATTTGTACCGAGAAGAATCTTCTTTTTATCGTCGAAATTTTTTTCCGATTACTAATACAGATAAATTCAAAAAGGTTTATTATGTAGATACCTCCAAAAGATATCGGGTAAAGGTTAATGCTTTAAATTTAAAATTTTTTACTGAACTTTCAGAAAATGATCAAAAAAAATTAAAATTCTTTTTGGAGAATAAAGAAAATCATCTTAGCTGATTTAAGATTTACAATATATTTCAAAAAAGTGAGGTTTTAAAATGTTATTAGGCAGTGTTGAAGCAGGTGGTACCAAATTTGTGTGTGCTGTAGGTAATGAAGATTACCAGGTTTTACATAAAACACAATTTTCAACAAGTGACCCCCAATCGACAATTAAAAAAACAATTGAATTTTTTCAACAATATCCAGATTTAGCTGCGTTATCTATTGCTTCGTTTGGACCTATTGAGTTACAAAAAAACAATCCTCACTATGGTTACGTCACTAAAACTCCAAAATTAAAGTGGCGTGATACTGATTTTTTGGGACCAGTTAAAGACGCCTTAAAAGTCCCAATCTTTTTTACAACTGATGTTAATGCTTCCGCATATGGCGAATTTGTTGCTTCGCAGCTTTACAATGAAAAAATTGATTCTCTTGTATATTATACGATCGGTACTGGTGTTGGTGGCGGTGCGGTATTAAACGGAAAAATACTACAGGGAATCGGACATCCAGAAATGGGGCATACATTTGTTAAAAGACATCCAGATGACTTGGATTTTAAAGGTATTTGTCCCTTTCATGGTGATTGTTTAGAAGGTCTTGTTTCAGGTCCAACGTTTGATGCTCGTTTGAATATACCTGGATCAGAAGTTTCTAAAGAACATCACGTTTGGGATATTATGGCTTATTATGTTGCACAGGCTGCGATTCAACAAACGATGATTATTCGACCAAATAACATTGTATTTGGCGGGGGAGTAGTAAGTGAAGAATTTTTGGTCAAAGTTAGAAAAGAGTTCAGTGCCTTATTAAATGATTATGTGAATGTGCCTGATTTAAATAAGTATATTCAAATGCCAAGAGTTAAGGATAATGGCTCAGCCACCTTGGGTAACTTTGCATTAGCTTATCGAGTTCAAGAAGAATAATATTGGGAGGATAATCTCGTCGTGAATGATAGTGAAAAAATTTCTATTTTAAGTAAACTGATTAGCTTTAAATCAGTTAACGGGCACGAAAAAGCCATTGCTGAGTATTTACAAGAACTTTTAAACAAATATGGTATTGAGAGCGAAATCGTTCCAGTTAGTGACGACAGAGCTGATTTAGTTGCAGAAATTGGTTCAGGCACCCCGGTGCTTGCTGTTTCAGGACATATGGATGTTGTCGATGTTGAATTAGCAAATTGGAAAACTGATCCTTTTACAATGACTGAAATTGATGGCAAGTTATACGGACGCGGCTCAACTGATATGAAATCAGGTCTTGCAGCATTAGTCATTGCGTTGATTGAATTAAAACAAAGTAATACGCCAATTAATGGAACAATTAGATTGTTAGCTACAGCTGGTGAAGAAGTGGGACAGGCAGGGGCTGAATTACTTCAAAAGAAAGGGTATATGGAGAATGTAGATACCCTTTTAATTGGCGAGCCTTCAGGTTATCGAGCAGTTTATGCCAATAAAGGTGAACTGGATATTACAATTAAATCTAAAGGAAAAGCTGCTCATAGTTCAATGCCTGCGCTAGGTAATAATGCAGTTCAGCATTTAATTAATGTTCTTAATAAAATTCAAGCCTCAATAAAGGGCTATATGGATATAAAAAATGATGTATTGGGTGGAACCGTATTCAATATTGATGTTATTAATGGAGGAACGCAGCCTAATGCAATTCCTGGTTCTGCAGAAGCTGTTTTAAATATAAGAACTATCCCTGAGTTTGATAACAAAAAAATTATAGATTTAATACAAAGCGAAATTGATCAGTATAATAATTCCACCAACGGAAATATTTCAATGGAAATTGGGATGGAAATCATAGCGATTATCGGTAATGTTAATTCTAAAATTATTGATCTAATTAAGACGATCGCTCAACCTTACATGAGTAAAATTAAATATACGCCTGAACAAATTAAAGTAGCTGAAAAACAGTCTGAACTAACAGGAATGCCGTTTTCGACTACTGAAATTAAAACAATGGGAGTTTCTGGCGGAACAGATGCTTCGAAATTCCTAATTGATCAGCCAAATAATGCTAATTATGTTGTTTTTGGTCCTGGCGAAAATAATGCTCACCAGGATAACGAATATGTTACTAAAGAAATGTATTTTGACTTTATTGAAATTTACAAGAAAATCTTT
Proteins encoded in this window:
- the scrK gene encoding fructokinase ScrK, whose product is MLLGSVEAGGTKFVCAVGNEDYQVLHKTQFSTSDPQSTIKKTIEFFQQYPDLAALSIASFGPIELQKNNPHYGYVTKTPKLKWRDTDFLGPVKDALKVPIFFTTDVNASAYGEFVASQLYNEKIDSLVYYTIGTGVGGGAVLNGKILQGIGHPEMGHTFVKRHPDDLDFKGICPFHGDCLEGLVSGPTFDARLNIPGSEVSKEHHVWDIMAYYVAQAAIQQTMIIRPNNIVFGGGVVSEEFLVKVRKEFSALLNDYVNVPDLNKYIQMPRVKDNGSATLGNFALAYRVQEE
- a CDS encoding ArgE/DapE family deacylase, which produces MNDSEKISILSKLISFKSVNGHEKAIAEYLQELLNKYGIESEIVPVSDDRADLVAEIGSGTPVLAVSGHMDVVDVELANWKTDPFTMTEIDGKLYGRGSTDMKSGLAALVIALIELKQSNTPINGTIRLLATAGEEVGQAGAELLQKKGYMENVDTLLIGEPSGYRAVYANKGELDITIKSKGKAAHSSMPALGNNAVQHLINVLNKIQASIKGYMDIKNDVLGGTVFNIDVINGGTQPNAIPGSAEAVLNIRTIPEFDNKKIIDLIQSEIDQYNNSTNGNISMEIGMEIIAIIGNVNSKIIDLIKTIAQPYMSKIKYTPEQIKVAEKQSELTGMPFSTTEIKTMGVSGGTDASKFLIDQPNNANYVVFGPGENNAHQDNEYVTKEMYFDFIEIYKKIFVEFFK